In the genome of Schistocerca piceifrons isolate TAMUIC-IGC-003096 chromosome X, iqSchPice1.1, whole genome shotgun sequence, the window GCGTGCTTCCTTTCCTTACTACAGCAGGATTTCAGTGAGCAAACATATTCTGCATTCTTATTCCATTTTACATTACTTTGCAGCCATAATCCTAAGAATTTGGTGTCATACTTTTACCAATTTGTTCATCATTGATAGGGATGAATGGGATGTACATATCCTTGTTCAAAGGAGTGGAAAACATTAGTGTGAtaattttttactatttattaaaaGCTGatttattcccccctcccccccccctctctctctctctctctctctctctctctctctctctctctctccctacctacctacctacctacctacctatctATCACTACCTATCAATCTGTCTGTCTCTCTATTTGCTTTTGTTGTTTATTAGAAACAGATGTGCGGCTGACTATCTGAAAGTCTTTCTGCACAATATAAATTCCAGGATTCAGCACTTCTGCTTGATTCCCTGTATCTTAATAATCTGCTTCTTGCTGTTTGTAATTTAGTTCTCATGATTCTTGCATATGCTTTCTACATTTAATGAAGTATTTCAAATCATATTGCCATACTTCATAGCTAAATGCATTTTGTGTCAGTCACTTTGAATGGTCTTCTTTTCTTTACAGATTCATGTAACAGGATAGCAAGATAATTCCAGGAATGGCTGCATCACTGAGCTCAAAGATCTTAGGATCCGAGCTCACAATTGTAAGAAGATTTTGCAACCATCTTAATGCAAAACGCTTTTACAGTGGTGTTGCAGAATCAGGTGATACTGTGACACATACTGGTCAAAAGTTTGAAGAAGATGACTACAGAAATGTTCGGTTCATTGGGAAAGAAAAACAAGTTAATCCAAATTTTGCAATCAAGCTGATTGCTGATACACCACCAATTCCTAAGAAAGAGCGTGTTGTAGCGTGCGATGGTGGTGGTGGTCCAACTGGTCATCCTAAAGTGTACATAAACCTTGATAAACCAGGCAACCATGCTTGTGGCTACTGTGGCCTTCGTTTCTTCAAAGAGGACCATTAGAAAAGAAGTTCTGTAGCACTTTGATAGCACAGTTTTGATGTGTTACCAATATGTCTTGTTATTAGTTACTTTTGCAAATCATGTGTACAAATAAATCTATTTAACATGATTAATCTTGCATTACTGCTTGACAAGGTTTTTGATATTAATCCAAAGTGTCTTGAAATTGCTAGTTGATATTGTACACCTGTTATTTACATTTAGAAATAAGTGCTTCAGTTCCTTAAGAAATACTTGTTGCCAACTTAATGGTAGTGTATAATATCATTCTAAGTGTTGGAGTAATGTGATATTTTTTCACTATGTCTGTACATGAGAGGTATTGCCAGTTGGATCTTGAAAGATGACAGGTTGATTGTGAGGtggcaaagccaatgaatgtgaaatcATAAGAATATGGGGTGTATTTTACACACAGTGAGTTTTAGAGAGCAGTTTATTTGTGGGGTCACAGCAGAGGGATTGAATTGGTAGGTTCAGTATTGACAAAGTGGGGAAAATTTGCTGCCTTGAAACACATTGAGAGAGACCAGGTTCAAGGGCTCAGTATAAATGTAATATGACGTAATTCAACTAATGTGGAGCAAAATCAAGAACCTCCATGTCAATTACTAGGAAACCAGTAACAAGGTAACAATGTCCTTAAATCAGCAATGAAGTCCATAGAAAGAAGTAAACACTGCTGATCATGTAGTCAGTTATTTTGTGTTGATTCCTtagaccagggcttaacaactggccggttttgagcacgagtactcgcgtctgctcaggcacgtgctcgcgagcgggtgcaaggtcgtggagtagggagggaggggaaatgcgcgcgcacgtacgAATAGGACctcagcgtgcctattgaattcgcgccgactgtgtaacgttaaaagtactacgatcagctctaacagtcactttgatggttaagaatcatgtcaagtcaccGTTGTGTAACctcaaccatgctttcgcagttcaacccccattgggaggaattgtatctgtttacagaaaaagatggtgttgcaaaatgtttagtatgtcacaaaacgctgaattcttttaggaaatttaatttgcagcgacattatatgtcgtaccacgcgaatgactgcggaagtggaaaatgtgatggaccagatcgtgcacaggaagttattaaacttaaaaggaagctatccgaagaagatctggatgacgaagagaaatcaactgaggcagctctgagtgagctacaaaattgctttgtttttagcaaaatccctgcgccccttcactgatggcgatttaataaaagatgtttggtagttgcagcggaacatttgtgtccatctcaagttgaacagttttggattgtgccattatctaacatgaccattatgcgtcgcatacaggacatggcagacgacgtccagagccagcttgcaaatatctataaagattttatggcgtattctctagctctggacgaaagtgttgatctcactggaacagcgcagctttccatatttattagaggtgttaatagagatcttcaggtgaggaaggagctcctcgatgtagtagccatgaaaaacactacaaccggaagtgatattttaagtagtgttgaagagtgttgaaaatataggattgtcgtggaattctttagtttgtGTCTACAGACAGTGCACCAGCGATGACGgaaaaaaattaggtttcgttgcgctgttgaaggagaaaatgcaaaaactgaccgtgccgaatgaaataaggggcgttcactgtgtgatccaccaggaaaacttatgtgcaaagagtatcactctaaaaaatttgatgagtgttgttgttcgtacaaccagttatataaggaagcatgggctacaacacagataatttaaaaactttcttgaggatgtagaaagccagtatggtagcctgccttattacagcgaggtccgctggcttagtcgtggcgaattattaaatcgaatttttgcctattagatgagataaatatgttcatggaattAAATAacgtgtgtgttcctgaattggaagagccttcatggaaatgtgatctcgcgttcttagcagatttaattagccatctgaatgctttgaacatttcactacaaggtaaagatctgctaattactcatttcatagatagaatacgagcttttaaaatgaaattgacacattgggtgagtcagctggaaacaggaaatctacctcattttcctaaattatcatccatggaagatgttcacaaagactgtgaatgtTATTCACATaatttagttgcccttaaggaagaatttgatcaacgctttcaagatatgacagcactagacagtgactctgatctgttctcctctccatattcagcgaatattgaagagattcgtcctgagctgcaactagaaattattgacctgcagtgtgacagagaatgcagagacaaatttcagaacaagaaaaacattttggaattttacagacacttccctcaggatagatttcctcatttgcacaaactggcggctacaataatatcagtgttcggttccacgtatgtttgtgaacaactgttctctgcaatgaaatgtaacaagacgcgcctgagaaacgcattgtctgatcgaaatttaaactgcacgctgcgcctacgatgcacaagaacaattactccgaacatagacgcaattgtaaagggcaaaaagtacaagataaccgagaatcccacacttcagtgacaccttttattgtgtaacagttcacaaattaatacgaatgtagaggcatacactaagctaataaaattatgtggcacgtgtacattctcctttatttgtgtcatttgtcacagtaataattcgtgagtgatatccctgcaggtggcagtggatttacattgactggcggcagctgttgtgtgccccacgtgactctccccactctctgctctggtccggtagtgggggtagcgtgctcgggctgctctgtgctcgcgccttgctgctcacagcttgctccgcgagcacgtatgttgtgaagccctgctttaGAGTCTGTAGTACCGTTTTTATTATGAATGGTCTAAAACTGAAGCATATTTATGTTTCAAGTTACAATATAAGACTTTTCATTATAAATAGGGCAAGAAAAGTTATGGCAGAATGGGAATAATTTAGGAGTACAGAATAAAACCCAAAATAGTAGAATTGTTGAATTgaccctcctacacacacacacacacacacacacacacacacacacacacacacacacacacacacacacacacacacacacacacatatatatatatatatattgtgtctgtatatgtgtggatggatgtgtgtgtgtgtgtgtgtgtgtgtgtgtgcgcgagtgtatacccgtccttttttccttttttttccccctaaggtaagtctttccgctcccgggattggaatgactccttaccctctcccttaaaacccacatcctttcgtc includes:
- the LOC124721861 gene encoding NADH dehydrogenase [ubiquinone] iron-sulfur protein 6, mitochondrial translates to MAASLSSKILGSELTIVRRFCNHLNAKRFYSGVAESGDTVTHTGQKFEEDDYRNVRFIGKEKQVNPNFAIKLIADTPPIPKKERVVACDGGGGPTGHPKVYINLDKPGNHACGYCGLRFFKEDH